One region of Flavobacterium pisciphilum genomic DNA includes:
- a CDS encoding rod shape-determining protein, with product MGFFDFMTEDIAIDLGTANTLIIHNDKVVIDSPSIVARDRISGKIIAVGKEANMMQGKTHENIKTIRPLKDGVIADFDASEKMINMFIKSIPALKKRMFTPALRMVVCIPSGITEVEMRAVKESCERVNGKEVYLIHEPMAAAIGIGIDIMQPKGNMIVDIGGGTTEIAVIALGGIVCDKSVKIAGDVFTNDIVYYMRTQHNLFVGESTAEKIKIQIGAAIEDLDGPPEDMSVQGRDLLTGKPKQVDVSYREIAKALDKSIQRIEDAVMETLSQTPPELAADIYNTGIYLAGGGSMLRGLDKRISLKTDLPVYIAEDPLRAVVRGTGMALKNITKFKSILIK from the coding sequence ATGGGATTTTTTGATTTCATGACCGAGGATATTGCGATAGACCTTGGTACCGCAAACACTTTAATCATACATAATGATAAAGTAGTTATTGACAGTCCTTCAATCGTGGCACGTGATAGAATATCAGGCAAAATAATTGCTGTTGGTAAGGAAGCCAATATGATGCAAGGAAAAACCCATGAAAACATTAAGACCATAAGGCCACTTAAAGACGGTGTTATTGCTGACTTTGATGCTTCGGAAAAAATGATCAATATGTTCATCAAAAGTATTCCTGCATTAAAGAAGAGAATGTTTACTCCTGCATTGCGTATGGTAGTATGTATTCCTTCTGGAATTACCGAAGTTGAGATGCGTGCTGTAAAAGAATCGTGTGAGAGAGTAAACGGTAAAGAAGTTTATTTGATTCACGAACCAATGGCTGCGGCAATTGGTATTGGTATTGACATTATGCAGCCAAAAGGAAACATGATTGTTGATATCGGTGGTGGAACAACTGAAATTGCAGTAATTGCATTGGGTGGAATTGTATGTGACAAATCAGTAAAAATTGCTGGTGACGTATTTACAAATGATATTGTTTATTATATGCGTACTCAACACAACTTATTTGTTGGAGAAAGTACTGCAGAAAAAATAAAAATTCAAATTGGAGCTGCTATCGAAGATTTAGATGGACCTCCAGAAGACATGTCAGTTCAGGGTAGAGATTTACTTACTGGGAAACCAAAACAAGTAGATGTATCTTACCGTGAGATTGCCAAAGCATTAGACAAATCGATACAACGAATTGAAGATGCTGTAATGGAAACATTATCTCAAACACCTCCTGAATTAGCAGCTGATATATACAATACAGGTATCTATCTTGCAGGTGGAGGATCTATGTTAAGAGGTCTTGATAAAAGAATTTCGCTAAAAACAGATTTACCTGTTTACATTGCTGAAGATCCATTAAGAGCAGTAGTTCGTGGTACTGGAATGGCACTAAAAAACATTACAAAATTCAAAAGTATCTTAATCAAATAA
- a CDS encoding ABC transporter permease — protein MLLYFRLLKESFGFAMNALRSNKLRTLLSLLGVTIGIFSIIAVLAAVDSLNRKITKDLSSLDKNTIYLMKFPFGPSDIPQWKREQFPNVKYDEYTYLKNSLTNTNQVGYQLFVKRESLKYDSKTVSDVNIVPVSHEFMEIEGLDFEKGRFYNESESNSGTPVIVLGHDVAEGLFGDSEPIGKNIRLYGQRFTVIGVVKKQGAGMFGDSDDTSVFFPANFLRRMYGDNNDGMTPVIVLKPEKGIDMDAYRAEVSQKLRAFRGLKAGQIDNFFVNVFSGFTDFIDGIIGQMNLMGWVISGFSLLVGGFGIANIMFVSVKERTNLIGIQKSLGAKNKFILFQFLFEAIILSVIGGVIGLILVWIISVILTKALDFEFVLGMGNILLGTGLAALIGLIAGILPAISASKLDPVEAIRTGM, from the coding sequence ATGCTGCTTTATTTTCGATTATTAAAAGAAAGTTTTGGTTTTGCGATGAATGCTTTGCGAAGTAATAAGCTAAGAACGTTGTTGTCGTTATTAGGAGTTACAATTGGTATTTTTTCTATTATTGCCGTGCTTGCAGCTGTAGATTCATTGAATAGAAAAATCACTAAGGATTTAAGTAGTTTAGATAAAAACACCATTTATTTAATGAAATTTCCTTTTGGACCGTCGGATATTCCTCAATGGAAAAGAGAGCAGTTTCCCAATGTTAAATATGACGAATACACGTATCTTAAAAATTCACTTACCAATACAAATCAAGTTGGGTATCAACTTTTTGTTAAAAGAGAGAGTTTGAAATACGATTCAAAAACGGTAAGTGATGTAAATATAGTTCCAGTTTCTCATGAGTTTATGGAAATTGAAGGTTTGGATTTTGAAAAAGGTCGTTTCTATAACGAATCTGAATCAAATTCTGGGACACCCGTTATAGTTTTAGGGCATGATGTTGCTGAAGGATTATTTGGTGATTCAGAGCCTATCGGAAAGAATATTCGTTTGTATGGGCAACGTTTCACTGTTATCGGTGTAGTAAAAAAACAAGGGGCAGGTATGTTTGGAGATAGTGATGATACATCGGTGTTTTTTCCAGCCAATTTTTTACGCAGAATGTATGGAGATAACAATGACGGAATGACTCCTGTAATTGTTTTGAAACCAGAAAAAGGAATCGATATGGATGCGTATAGAGCAGAAGTGTCTCAAAAATTAAGAGCCTTCCGCGGATTGAAAGCAGGGCAGATTGATAATTTTTTTGTTAATGTATTTTCGGGCTTTACTGATTTTATAGACGGTATCATAGGACAAATGAATTTGATGGGGTGGGTGATAAGCGGATTTTCTCTCCTTGTAGGAGGTTTTGGAATTGCGAATATTATGTTTGTTTCGGTAAAAGAACGAACAAATCTTATTGGAATTCAAAAGTCTCTGGGAGCTAAAAATAAATTTATCTTGTTTCAGTTTTTATTTGAAGCAATAATTCTTTCAGTAATTGGGGGAGTAATCGGATTGATTTTGGTTTGGATAATTTCTGTGATTCTTACCAAGGCACTCGACTTTGAGTTTGTTCTTGGTATGGGAAATATTCTTCTTGGTACTGGGCTTGCTGCACTAATTGGTTTGATAGCGGGGATTCTTCCTGCGATTTCAGCTTCTAAGTTAGATCCTGTTGAAGCTATTAGAACTGGAATGTAG
- the accD gene encoding acetyl-CoA carboxylase, carboxyltransferase subunit beta, with protein MAWFKRHEKGITTATEDKMDVPKGLWYKSPTGKIIDADELARNLFVSPEDDFHVRIGSAIYFEILFDNNEFVELDKNLTSKDPLHFVDTKRYADRLKDVMEKTQLKDAVRTGVGKSKGKDVVICCMDFAFIGGSMGAVVGEKIARGINHAIKNKMPFVMISKSGGARMMEAAYSLMQLAKTSVKLAQLAEAGLPYISLCTDPTTGGTTASYAMLGDINISEPGALIGFAGPRVVRDTTGKDLPEGFQTAEFLLEHGFLDFITPRKELKDKINLYIDLIQNNTIR; from the coding sequence ATGGCTTGGTTTAAAAGACACGAAAAAGGGATTACAACTGCTACCGAAGACAAAATGGATGTCCCAAAAGGACTTTGGTACAAATCTCCAACAGGAAAAATTATTGATGCTGATGAGTTGGCTCGTAACTTATTTGTAAGCCCTGAAGATGATTTCCATGTTAGAATTGGAAGCGCAATCTATTTTGAAATTTTATTTGACAACAATGAATTTGTTGAATTAGATAAAAACCTTACTTCTAAAGATCCACTGCATTTTGTTGATACAAAAAGATATGCAGACAGATTAAAAGATGTTATGGAAAAAACCCAACTTAAAGACGCTGTGCGTACTGGAGTTGGAAAATCAAAAGGAAAAGATGTAGTTATCTGCTGTATGGACTTTGCCTTCATTGGTGGTTCTATGGGAGCTGTTGTGGGTGAAAAAATCGCAAGAGGAATCAACCACGCAATCAAAAACAAAATGCCTTTTGTTATGATTTCAAAATCAGGTGGAGCACGTATGATGGAAGCAGCTTACTCTTTAATGCAGCTAGCTAAAACATCTGTAAAATTAGCTCAACTTGCTGAAGCTGGATTACCTTACATCTCTTTATGTACTGATCCAACAACTGGAGGAACAACTGCATCTTATGCTATGTTAGGAGATATTAATATTTCTGAACCAGGCGCTTTAATTGGATTTGCAGGACCAAGAGTTGTTAGAGATACTACAGGAAAAGATTTACCTGAAGGTTTCCAAACTGCAGAATTCCTTTTAGAACATGGCTTTTTAGACTTTATTACGCCAAGAAAAGAATTAAAAGACAAGATCAACTTGTATATTGATTTGATTCAAAACAATACAATTAGATAG
- the purH gene encoding bifunctional phosphoribosylaminoimidazolecarboxamide formyltransferase/IMP cyclohydrolase has translation MSTTKTIQSALISVFSKEGLEPIVRKLHEQKVTLYSTGGTEDFIKNLGIPVVPVEDITSFPEILGGRVKTLHPKIFGGILNRQDNESDVQQMKEFDIPQIDLVIVDLYPFEKTVASGASETDIIEKIDIGGISLIRAAAKNFKDTVIVASVNEYSLLLDLITEQNGATTLENRRLLATKAFHVSSHYDTAIFNYFNTDDTIYKESIADGQVLRYGENPHQKGFFFGDFDAMFQKLHGKELSYNNLLDVDAAVNLIAEFKTDGPTFAILKHNNACGLATRKTISEAYLAALACDPTSAFGGVLISNAKIDLATAQEINKLFCEVVIAPSYDNEAITVLQEKKNRIILVQNDVKLPTRQVRTCLNGLLVQDKNNITDNKEHLKTVTITAPTEQEVEDLLFASKICKNTKSNTIVFAKNGTLISSGTGQTSRVDALVQAIDKAKAFGFDLNGASMASDAFFPFPDCVELAKKAGITAVIQPGGSIKDELSINYCNENKVAMVFTGTRHFKH, from the coding sequence ATGAGCACAACAAAAACTATTCAATCTGCATTAATTTCAGTCTTTTCGAAGGAAGGTCTTGAACCAATTGTAAGAAAACTACACGAACAAAAAGTAACTCTTTACTCTACTGGAGGGACTGAAGATTTCATTAAAAACTTAGGAATTCCTGTAGTTCCTGTTGAAGACATCACTTCATTTCCTGAAATTCTTGGTGGAAGAGTAAAAACGTTACACCCGAAAATTTTTGGTGGAATTTTAAACCGTCAAGACAATGAAAGTGATGTACAACAAATGAAGGAATTTGACATTCCTCAAATTGATTTAGTGATTGTTGACTTATACCCATTTGAAAAAACTGTTGCATCTGGAGCTAGCGAAACTGATATTATCGAAAAAATCGATATTGGTGGAATTTCTTTGATCCGTGCTGCTGCAAAAAACTTTAAAGACACAGTTATTGTGGCTTCAGTAAATGAGTACAGCCTATTATTAGATTTAATTACAGAGCAAAACGGAGCAACAACTCTTGAAAACAGAAGACTGCTTGCTACAAAAGCTTTTCATGTTTCATCTCATTACGATACTGCAATTTTTAATTATTTCAATACTGATGATACTATCTACAAAGAAAGCATTGCTGATGGTCAAGTATTGCGATATGGAGAAAACCCACATCAAAAAGGTTTCTTCTTTGGAGATTTTGATGCTATGTTCCAAAAATTACACGGTAAAGAATTATCTTACAACAACTTACTTGATGTAGATGCTGCTGTGAACTTAATTGCAGAATTTAAAACTGACGGACCTACATTTGCAATATTAAAACACAATAATGCATGTGGTTTAGCAACAAGAAAAACAATCAGTGAGGCTTATTTAGCAGCTTTAGCTTGCGATCCTACATCAGCATTTGGTGGTGTTTTAATTTCAAATGCAAAAATTGATTTAGCTACAGCTCAAGAAATAAATAAATTATTTTGTGAGGTAGTAATCGCTCCAAGCTATGATAATGAAGCAATTACTGTTCTACAAGAAAAGAAGAACAGAATTATTCTAGTTCAAAACGATGTTAAATTACCTACAAGACAAGTTAGGACTTGTTTGAACGGGCTTTTAGTTCAAGATAAAAATAATATCACTGACAATAAAGAGCATTTAAAAACCGTTACAATTACAGCACCTACAGAACAAGAAGTAGAAGATTTACTATTCGCTTCAAAAATTTGTAAGAACACAAAATCGAATACAATCGTATTTGCAAAAAACGGAACTTTAATTTCATCTGGAACGGGACAAACCTCTCGAGTAGACGCTTTAGTTCAAGCAATTGACAAAGCTAAAGCATTTGGATTTGATTTAAATGGAGCTTCGATGGCAAGTGATGCATTTTTCCCTTTTCCGGATTGTGTAGAATTAGCTAAAAAAGCAGGAATTACAGCTGTAATTCAGCCAGGTGGATCAATAAAAGACGAATTAAGCATTAATTATTGCAATGAAAATAAAGTTGCAATGGTATTTACAGGAACGCGTCATTTTAAACATTAA
- a CDS encoding rod shape-determining protein MreD: protein MNSALLINISRFILLLATQIIIFNNMNFLGYISPFPYILFIILYPVNGNKSGLLASSFLLGLIMDMFCNSGGIHATACLVLAYYRPYIFKFSFGLSYEYQTIKLNDSLTPERFSFILVSVLIHHIILFTLEAFQFNFILDVLLRTLFSTIFTIITCIIIIYLIKPNRR from the coding sequence ATGAATAGCGCTTTGTTAATCAATATTTCTCGATTTATCTTGCTACTGGCAACTCAGATTATTATTTTTAATAATATGAATTTCCTTGGCTATATAAGTCCGTTTCCTTATATCCTGTTTATAATCTTATACCCAGTAAACGGAAACAAATCTGGGCTTTTAGCATCCAGTTTTTTACTTGGTCTTATTATGGACATGTTTTGTAATTCAGGAGGAATACACGCCACGGCCTGTTTGGTTCTTGCCTATTACAGACCATATATATTTAAATTCTCATTTGGTTTGAGTTATGAATATCAAACTATCAAACTAAATGATTCTTTAACTCCTGAACGATTTTCATTTATATTAGTATCTGTATTAATTCATCACATAATACTATTTACTCTTGAAGCTTTCCAGTTTAACTTCATTTTAGATGTTTTACTACGAACCTTGTTCAGTACAATATTTACCATTATAACTTGTATCATAATAATATATCTTATTAAGCCCAACAGAAGATGA
- the fbaA gene encoding class II fructose-bisphosphate aldolase: MAHNIKPGVATGDQVQEIFNYAKEKGFALPAVNVTGSSTINGVLETAAKLNAPVIIQFSNGGAQFNAGKGLSNANEKSAIAGGIAGAKHIHTLAEAYGATVILHTDHCAKKLLPWIDGLLDASEKHFAETGKPLYSSHMIDLSEEPIEENIEICKGYLARMSKMGMTLEIELGITGGEEDGVDNSDVDSSKLYTQPEEVAYAYEELSKISPKFTIAAAFGNVHGVYKPGNVKLTPKILKNSQDFVQNKFKTGHNPVDFVFHGGSGSTLEEIREAIGYGVIKMNIDTDLQFAYTEGIRDYMVKNIDYLKTQIGNPEGADVPNKKYYDPRKWVRESEVTFNARLEQAFADLNNVNTL; this comes from the coding sequence ATGGCACACAATATTAAACCAGGAGTAGCTACAGGAGACCAAGTTCAAGAGATTTTTAATTATGCAAAAGAAAAAGGATTTGCACTTCCTGCAGTAAACGTTACTGGATCAAGTACAATCAATGGAGTTCTTGAAACTGCAGCAAAACTGAATGCGCCAGTTATTATTCAATTTTCTAACGGAGGAGCACAATTTAACGCTGGAAAAGGATTATCTAATGCTAACGAAAAATCAGCAATTGCTGGTGGAATCGCTGGAGCAAAACACATACATACTTTAGCTGAAGCTTACGGTGCAACAGTGATTTTACATACTGACCACTGTGCAAAAAAATTATTACCATGGATTGATGGTTTATTAGACGCTTCTGAAAAACATTTTGCAGAAACAGGAAAACCATTATACAGTTCACATATGATCGATTTATCTGAAGAGCCAATCGAAGAAAACATCGAAATCTGTAAAGGTTATTTAGCTAGAATGAGCAAAATGGGAATGACTCTTGAAATCGAACTTGGAATTACAGGTGGTGAAGAAGATGGTGTTGACAACTCTGATGTAGATAGCTCAAAATTATATACTCAACCAGAAGAAGTAGCTTATGCTTACGAAGAATTATCTAAAATAAGCCCTAAATTTACAATTGCTGCTGCATTTGGTAACGTTCATGGTGTTTACAAACCAGGAAACGTAAAATTAACTCCAAAAATCTTAAAAAATTCTCAAGATTTCGTTCAAAACAAATTTAAAACTGGACACAACCCAGTAGATTTCGTTTTCCACGGAGGTTCAGGTTCTACACTTGAAGAAATTAGAGAAGCAATTGGATACGGAGTTATCAAAATGAATATCGATACTGATTTACAATTTGCATACACTGAAGGAATTCGTGATTATATGGTTAAAAACATTGACTATTTAAAAACTCAAATCGGTAACCCAGAAGGTGCTGATGTTCCTAATAAAAAATACTACGACCCAAGAAAATGGGTACGTGAAAGTGAAGTAACATTCAACGCAAGACTTGAACAAGCTTTTGCTGACTTGAATAACGTAAATACTCTATAA
- a CDS encoding BamA/TamA family outer membrane protein, with product MRKISTKIVAFILIAIFISACNSVKRVPNGKKLLTKNEIIVNDKHIKDENIFNQLYQKPNSTLIGGYKLRLSLYNLANPNPDSTFQAKYVNNTKRYERLSKLLSAKQVDRLGQSFLYKGINDFFKTTGEPPVIIDTSKTKKSSMRLKYHYFHNGYFNTKTAFTIDSVGVKKAKIRYTVTTGQPFLLDTITTSISSPDVDSLYNKSIENTVLKSGNQYKTSDLEDEKNRITTYFRNHGVYYFQSNNVTYNIDTINKKNKANIDLIIKDYSYQDKDSSRTMPFKIYKISDVNIYTDYSAANAKSEISDSTTYKNFNLYSYKKLKYRPYAITDAIFITKGSVFADYKTTLTTRYLNNLKIFNYPSIHYEVDKRDSTAQSLIAKIYLTPRKKYSFGTTLDVTHSNIQDFGIGFSLSQTIRNVFNRAETLEIAGRVNIGSSQDLANPNGTFFNASEYGIDIKLNVPRILMPFGTEKIIPKSMIPSTIMTAGFAKQRNIGLDKENFTGAFTYNWTPKRNNTARIDLLNVQYVRNLNPQNYFKVYRSSYNALNDLAKTYNTDDKYIDPETGNLIIEEGTNGFTNDVLNKVIPVPQNDYQSIESIEERRVRLTENDFILASNYTFTKTTKKDLLDNTFYLFKAKIETAGSLLSLISKAANLQKNTNGNYQIFNLEYSEYLKTEFEYIKHWDLSKEKVVAVRTFFGIAVPFGNSDYIPFSRSYYSGGSNDNRAWQPYSLGPGSTGAVNDFNEANMKIAISGEFRYKILGKLKGAIFADAGNIWNVLDNVTDEKATFKNFSDLKDIALGTGFGFRYDLSFFVIRFDLGFKTYNPAYDASNRWFRDYNFGHSVLNFGINYPF from the coding sequence TTGAGAAAGATTTCCACAAAAATAGTAGCATTTATTCTAATAGCAATATTTATTTCAGCTTGTAATTCTGTAAAAAGAGTTCCTAACGGCAAAAAACTCCTTACTAAGAACGAAATTATAGTAAATGACAAGCATATTAAGGATGAAAATATATTTAACCAATTATATCAAAAACCCAATAGCACACTTATTGGCGGGTACAAACTACGCTTAAGCTTATACAACTTAGCCAATCCAAATCCAGATTCTACTTTTCAGGCTAAATATGTAAACAATACCAAAAGATATGAAAGATTATCTAAATTGCTATCTGCAAAACAAGTGGATCGTCTTGGACAATCTTTTTTATATAAAGGAATAAATGATTTTTTTAAAACTACTGGTGAGCCACCTGTAATCATTGATACCAGTAAGACAAAAAAATCCTCAATGCGCTTAAAATACCATTACTTCCATAATGGGTACTTTAACACAAAAACTGCATTTACAATTGATAGTGTAGGTGTTAAAAAAGCAAAAATACGCTACACTGTAACAACTGGACAACCTTTTCTTTTGGATACCATTACAACCAGTATATCATCACCAGATGTAGACTCGTTATATAATAAAAGTATTGAAAATACAGTGTTGAAATCTGGAAATCAATACAAAACAAGTGACTTGGAAGACGAAAAAAACCGTATAACAACTTACTTTAGAAATCACGGTGTATATTATTTCCAATCTAACAATGTAACTTATAACATTGATACTATAAACAAAAAAAATAAGGCTAATATAGATTTAATCATTAAGGATTACAGTTATCAGGATAAGGACTCTAGTAGAACTATGCCTTTTAAAATCTATAAAATTAGTGATGTCAACATATACACTGATTATTCTGCAGCAAATGCTAAATCAGAAATCAGCGACAGTACCACCTATAAAAACTTTAATTTATACAGTTATAAAAAATTAAAATACAGACCATACGCTATAACCGATGCAATTTTCATCACCAAAGGAAGTGTATTCGCTGATTACAAAACAACTCTAACAACCCGATATCTAAACAATTTAAAGATCTTCAACTATCCTTCAATTCATTACGAAGTTGACAAAAGAGATTCTACAGCACAATCTTTAATAGCTAAAATATACCTAACTCCTAGAAAAAAATATAGCTTCGGAACTACATTAGATGTTACCCATTCAAATATTCAGGATTTCGGAATTGGTTTTAGTCTTTCACAAACAATCCGTAATGTATTTAACAGGGCGGAAACCCTAGAGATCGCAGGACGTGTTAACATTGGTTCTTCTCAAGATTTAGCAAACCCAAACGGAACTTTCTTTAATGCATCCGAATATGGTATTGATATAAAACTAAACGTCCCTAGAATTTTAATGCCTTTTGGAACCGAGAAAATCATCCCTAAGAGTATGATTCCGTCAACAATAATGACAGCCGGTTTTGCAAAACAAAGAAATATCGGTTTGGATAAAGAAAATTTCACAGGCGCATTTACCTATAATTGGACTCCAAAAAGAAACAATACTGCCCGTATTGACCTTTTGAACGTACAATACGTGCGAAATTTGAATCCACAAAATTATTTCAAAGTATATAGATCCTCTTATAATGCCTTGAATGACCTTGCCAAAACATACAATACAGATGATAAATATATTGATCCAGAAACAGGCAACTTAATAATAGAAGAAGGTACGAATGGATTCACCAATGATGTACTGAATAAGGTGATCCCAGTACCTCAAAATGATTACCAATCAATAGAAAGTATTGAAGAAAGAAGAGTAAGACTTACAGAGAATGATTTCATTTTGGCATCAAACTACACGTTTACCAAAACAACTAAAAAAGATTTACTAGACAATACTTTTTATCTCTTTAAAGCAAAGATAGAAACAGCCGGATCATTACTGTCATTAATTTCCAAAGCTGCCAATTTGCAGAAAAACACAAATGGGAATTATCAAATTTTTAATTTAGAATACTCTGAATACTTAAAAACTGAATTTGAATATATCAAACACTGGGATTTATCAAAAGAAAAAGTAGTAGCAGTACGAACATTTTTTGGTATTGCTGTTCCATTTGGTAACTCAGATTACATCCCTTTTTCTAGAAGTTACTATTCTGGAGGATCAAATGACAATAGAGCTTGGCAACCCTATTCATTAGGACCAGGAAGTACTGGAGCGGTAAACGATTTTAATGAAGCTAATATGAAAATTGCAATTAGCGGTGAGTTTAGATATAAGATTTTAGGTAAATTAAAAGGAGCTATCTTTGCTGATGCAGGAAACATCTGGAATGTACTAGATAACGTAACTGATGAAAAAGCAACTTTCAAGAATTTTAGTGACCTTAAGGACATTGCACTAGGGACAGGATTTGGGTTTCGCTATGATTTAAGTTTTTTCGTAATACGTTTTGACTTAGGATTTAAAACCTACAATCCTGCATATGATGCAAGCAATCGTTGGTTCAGAGATTACAACTTCGGACACTCCGTTTTAAATTTTGGAATAAATTATCCTTTCTAA
- the mreC gene encoding rod shape-determining protein MreC: MQQIFNFIIKNSNRLLFLLLLGISLGLSIQSHSFHKSRVISSANFLSGGVYEKISNINEYLNLRKENDELVLENARLKSLLFNAEDTTKLPLPDSIKGVKPADIIVSKVIHNSYNVHENYITINSGSNDGVKPDMGVINSLGIIGIVDKTSPRYATVVSILNIKSQINAKIKKSNHFGSLIWNGKSTGFVQLIDVPRLASVRKGDTIVTGGQSVIFPENIGIGTVDKIFTSKETNYYTINVKLFNDMTNLGHVYVIKSRDREELIKLEKREKDE, from the coding sequence ATGCAGCAAATATTTAATTTTATTATAAAAAACAGTAATCGGTTGCTGTTTTTGCTGCTTTTAGGTATTTCGTTGGGTCTCTCCATTCAATCTCACTCTTTTCACAAAAGCAGAGTAATTAGTTCAGCCAATTTCTTGAGCGGTGGTGTTTATGAAAAAATAAGCAACATAAATGAATATTTGAATCTAAGAAAAGAAAACGACGAATTGGTACTTGAAAACGCAAGACTAAAAAGTCTTTTATTCAATGCTGAAGACACCACAAAATTACCTCTTCCAGACAGTATCAAAGGTGTTAAACCTGCCGACATTATTGTTTCGAAAGTGATACATAACTCTTACAATGTACATGAAAACTACATTACAATAAACTCTGGTTCTAATGATGGGGTTAAACCTGATATGGGAGTAATTAACAGCTTAGGAATTATTGGTATTGTAGACAAAACATCACCAAGATACGCAACTGTGGTTAGTATTCTTAACATCAAATCTCAGATTAATGCCAAAATAAAGAAATCAAATCATTTTGGTTCCTTAATTTGGAATGGAAAAAGTACTGGTTTTGTTCAATTAATAGATGTCCCTAGATTGGCTTCTGTTCGTAAAGGAGACACAATTGTAACTGGTGGTCAGTCAGTAATTTTCCCTGAGAATATTGGAATTGGTACAGTTGATAAAATTTTCACTTCTAAAGAAACAAATTATTACACCATCAATGTCAAATTATTTAATGACATGACGAATTTAGGACATGTATATGTTATCAAGAGTAGAGACCGAGAAGAGCTTATTAAACTAGAAAAAAGAGAAAAAGATGAATAG